One stretch of Mus musculus strain C57BL/6J chromosome 15 genomic patch of type FIX, GRCm38.p6 PATCHES MG4261_PATCH DNA includes these proteins:
- the Atp6v1c1 gene encoding V-type proton ATPase subunit C 1 produces the protein MTEFWLISAPGEKTCQQTWEKLHAATTKNNNLAVSSKFNIPDLKVGTLDVLVGLSDELAKLDAFVEGVVKKVAQYMADVLEDSKDKVQENLLASGVDLVTYITRFQWDMAKYPIKQSLKNISEIIAKGVTQIDNDLKSRASAYNNLKGNLQNLERKNAGSLLTRSLAEIVKKDDFVLDSEYLVTLLVVVPKLNHNDWIKQYETLAEMVVPRSSNVLSEDQDSYLCNVTLFRKAVDDFRHKARENKFIVRDFQYNEEEMKADKEEMTRLSTDKKKQFGPLVRWLKVNFSEAFIAWIHIKALRVFVESVLRYGLPVNFQAMLLQPNKKSVKKLREVLHELYKHLDSSAAAIIDAPMDIPGLNLSQQEYYPYVYYKIDCNLLEFK, from the exons ATGACTGAGTTCTGGCTCATATCTGCTCCTGGGGAGAAAACCTGTCAGCAAACATGGGAGAAACTACATGCAGCGACCACCAAGAACAATAATCTTGCCGTCTCTTCCAAGTTCAACATTCCTGACCTAAAG GTTGGCACGTTGGATGTCTTGGTTGGCTTGTCGGATGAACTGGCTAAACTGGATGCATTTGTAGAAGG TGTGGTCAAGAAAGTGGCTCAGTACATGGCTGATGTGCTGGAGGACAGCAAAGATAAAGTTCAGGAGAACTTGCTGGCCAGCGGAG TTGACTTGGTTACTTACATAACAAGGTTCCAGTGGGATATGGCTAAATATCCAATCAAGCAGTCTctgaaaaatatttctgaaataatTGCCAAG gGAGTGACTCAGATCGATAATGACCTAAAGTCTCGGGCGTCTGCATACAATAACCTGAAAGGGAATCTTCAGAATTTAGAGCGAAAGAACGC GGGAAGTTTGCTAACGCGAAGCCTGGCGGAAATCGTGAAGAAAGATGACTTTGTTCTTGATTCGGAGTATCTTGTCACATTGCTGGTGGTAGTTCCCAA GCTGAACCACAATGACTGGATTAAGCAGTATGAAACGCTCGCAGAAATGGTAGTACCAAGGTCAAGCAA tgttctttcagaggaccaagaCAGTTATCTTTGTAACGTCACCTTGTTTAGAAAAGCAGTTGATGATTTCAGACACAAAGCCAGAGAAAACAA GTTCATAGTTCGTGACTTCCAGTATAACGAGGAGGAGATGAAAGCAGATAAAGAAGAAATGACCAGGCTGTCTACTGACAAGAAGAAGCAGTTT GGACCACTTGTGCGGTGGCTTAAAGTGAATTTCAGTGAGGCGTTTATTGCGTGGATTCATATAAAAGCATTACGGGTTTTTGTGGAGTCTGTTTTAAG GTATGGCTTGCCGGTGAACTTCCAAGCAATGCTCCTTCAGCCGAATAAGAAGTCAGTGAAGAAGCTAAGAGAAGTGCTGCACGAGTTGTACAAGCATCTGGACAGCAGTGCGGCTGCCATCATTGAC GCTCCCATGGATATCCCTGGCCTAAACCTGAGTCAGCAGGAATACTACCCCTATGTGTATTACAAGATTGATTGCAACTTGCTGGAATTCAAGTAA